The Natronoglycomyces albus genome has a segment encoding these proteins:
- a CDS encoding sensor histidine kinase produces MTSKQITRLGSLVEAVHRWGRPLLMGGVIGALLLLTFAEGMSGTLNPFVLVSSLIAIGSLWFYRPGRTGVLLFAAGASLATTLASASLYVPFAVGFSEFAALLLLLVWGVRQWAAPRGRLAVGLLIAAVLLGPLRFADNAFTFLASEFVLFFPLAGAVCVGAYLYVVDTRRAQALNDARNEERLEMAREIHDFVAHHVTGIVVRAQAAQFASTHDPDAARQAFSEIEDAGAQALSSMRRMVAMLRDEQDATQLRPLGDIGQIPDLVSRFSTAGINATCYLSPQLRKATPEVEATVFRLVQEALTNVHKHARSASTVRVVVAQAKGGIDVSVRDNGSGKDAKTFGDSGFGLVGLAERVEALGGQIRFGPREAPGWEVNAYLPVPPMTGQSPSSESEPTVDLHQRQ; encoded by the coding sequence GTGACAAGCAAGCAGATAACCAGGCTCGGATCGCTGGTGGAAGCAGTACACCGATGGGGCCGCCCCCTACTCATGGGCGGAGTCATCGGGGCGCTGCTACTGCTGACCTTCGCTGAGGGAATGTCCGGGACGCTCAACCCCTTTGTCCTGGTGTCGAGCCTGATCGCTATCGGATCGCTGTGGTTTTACCGGCCCGGTCGCACCGGTGTCCTGCTCTTTGCCGCCGGGGCTTCTCTGGCGACAACCCTCGCTAGTGCCTCCCTGTATGTGCCCTTTGCGGTGGGTTTCTCAGAATTCGCCGCCTTGCTGCTGTTGCTGGTGTGGGGGGTACGGCAGTGGGCGGCGCCTCGGGGGCGGCTGGCGGTTGGTCTTCTCATCGCCGCTGTTTTGCTGGGCCCGTTGAGGTTTGCCGACAACGCGTTCACGTTCTTGGCCTCGGAGTTTGTTCTGTTCTTCCCGTTGGCGGGAGCCGTTTGTGTGGGCGCGTATCTCTATGTGGTCGATACGCGGCGGGCGCAGGCGCTCAACGATGCTCGTAACGAGGAACGTTTGGAAATGGCGCGCGAGATTCATGACTTTGTCGCCCACCATGTCACTGGGATCGTGGTCCGGGCCCAAGCTGCTCAGTTTGCCTCCACTCACGACCCTGATGCGGCCCGGCAGGCCTTCTCAGAGATCGAAGACGCCGGAGCGCAGGCCCTATCCTCCATGCGGCGGATGGTGGCGATGTTGCGTGACGAACAGGACGCGACGCAGCTACGTCCCTTGGGCGACATTGGGCAAATCCCAGACCTGGTCTCACGGTTCTCCACCGCGGGCATCAACGCCACCTGTTACCTGTCTCCGCAGCTGCGGAAAGCAACTCCCGAGGTAGAGGCGACAGTGTTCCGTTTGGTGCAAGAGGCATTGACCAACGTGCACAAGCACGCGCGCAGTGCCTCCACCGTGCGGGTTGTGGTCGCTCAGGCCAAGGGCGGGATCGATGTTTCGGTGCGCGACAACGGAAGTGGCAAGGACGCCAAGACCTTTGGGGACAGCGGATTTGGCTTGGTCGGACTGGCCGAGCGGGTGGAGGCACTGGGTGGCCAAATTCGATTCGGTCCTCGCGAGGCCCCAGGTTGGGAGGTCAACGCCTACCTGCCGGTGCCGCCGATGACCGGTCAGTCTCCTTCGTCGGAGTCCGAGCCCACCGTTGATCTCCACCAGCGACAATAG
- a CDS encoding ABC transporter ATP-binding protein, with protein sequence MNNHPTPTVLQATNLQKRFGNTVALGGVDLVVPRGQSLAIMGPSGSGKSTLLHALAAIQPPDEGEVRLFGERIDNRSESQRSLLRRTKFGFLFQFAGLLTELPAVDNVALPLLLAGQPRGRAIAAAREWMRWLGLTGLANNRPGEMSGGQAQRVALARALVMEPAVVFADEPTGALDHATGVETMATLHNAVCANQSTLILVTHDPEVAHTCDRIIEISDGLLTSDRLVDRSTKREGTAVA encoded by the coding sequence GTGAACAATCACCCAACGCCCACTGTCTTGCAAGCGACAAATCTTCAGAAGCGATTTGGAAACACGGTCGCATTGGGCGGAGTCGACCTTGTTGTCCCACGTGGCCAGTCCCTAGCGATCATGGGGCCCTCAGGTTCTGGCAAGTCGACGCTGCTTCACGCTCTAGCCGCGATCCAACCTCCCGACGAGGGCGAAGTACGACTGTTCGGGGAACGGATCGACAACAGGTCCGAATCGCAGCGTTCCCTGTTGAGGCGCACGAAGTTTGGATTTCTCTTCCAGTTCGCTGGCCTACTCACTGAGCTTCCCGCCGTGGACAATGTCGCGCTGCCACTGTTGTTGGCGGGCCAGCCACGCGGCAGAGCCATCGCCGCGGCACGAGAGTGGATGCGCTGGCTCGGATTGACGGGTCTGGCCAACAACCGCCCCGGTGAGATGTCAGGCGGGCAGGCTCAACGGGTCGCGTTGGCCCGTGCGCTGGTGATGGAACCTGCGGTGGTTTTCGCCGATGAGCCCACCGGAGCCCTCGACCACGCCACCGGCGTCGAAACCATGGCCACGCTCCACAACGCGGTGTGCGCCAACCAATCGACTCTGATCTTGGTCACTCACGACCCGGAAGTGGCGCACACTTGTGACCGGATCATCGAGATATCTGACGGTCTCTTGACATCGGATCGTCTCGTTGATCGGTCCACCAAACGCGAGGGGACCGCCGTCGCATGA
- a CDS encoding FtsX-like permease family protein: MRTLLPLAHRILRCGGKTTLLSSGLTFMATVTVTVLLLFTVAANVAFNDRSERTEWRAPEEVSQSEATVIVASHRDFFDQLPVSRIDIAPLENASTDDIPPGLDSVVRPGQVYVSPALAALMAENPESELADRYPGEIVGQIGREGLVHPDELVVVVGHSPDDPAMSMPRIGPDTYGPAFAASFDTGTPAGGYGLYQILMAVATVLMVVPLLIFGAATARLSVERRDQRLATMRLVGATPAQIVGLTVIENVLVAIAGALAGAAMWLAIIPAIARIPIDGGHWFAADLWPGLALFSATVALIPVLVGVAAIAGLRRIVISPLGVARRTSQPRLTVARVAVLAVAVAGFLTVAAMRPGSEMLFGALILGFMAAVLLGFNVAGPWIVQLIGRLFGKFARTPERLLAARRLVADPRSAWRTVAGVALTGFSAGFIALLPIEGIPEDAYGADRLTAFVPSGQAQELAQRVEAESSHAISVTSDDMSGSYAIVTVDISSGNTEAARTELSQITNGAMIEHINDWAVEGQLMNTSIRTGTIVVLAVSFLTAIVSAAIAGMSSVMARREIYHLMHLSGTPLRVLNRARRQETLLPLLIMGLGSIGIGMTLASPFSTAFGTDPIGVAILAITVTVGFAGVILASAASRPLLRSVVTSATIRE, from the coding sequence ATGAGAACCCTCTTGCCTCTAGCCCACCGCATCCTCCGCTGTGGAGGAAAGACCACCCTGCTCTCATCGGGTCTGACGTTCATGGCCACGGTGACGGTCACCGTGCTCCTACTGTTCACTGTGGCTGCCAACGTGGCGTTTAACGATCGGTCAGAGCGCACCGAATGGCGCGCGCCGGAGGAAGTTTCCCAATCTGAGGCGACTGTGATCGTGGCCTCGCATCGCGACTTCTTCGACCAGTTGCCCGTCAGTCGAATCGACATCGCCCCATTGGAGAACGCAAGCACCGATGACATACCTCCGGGTCTGGATTCAGTGGTGCGACCTGGCCAGGTGTATGTCTCACCGGCCCTAGCCGCTTTGATGGCTGAGAATCCCGAAAGCGAACTGGCTGACCGATATCCTGGGGAAATAGTCGGTCAGATCGGGCGTGAGGGCCTAGTGCATCCTGACGAATTGGTCGTTGTGGTCGGCCATTCCCCGGATGATCCAGCCATGTCGATGCCTCGTATCGGTCCCGACACCTACGGACCGGCCTTCGCCGCTTCCTTCGACACCGGCACACCGGCGGGTGGGTACGGGCTGTACCAGATCCTCATGGCCGTAGCCACGGTACTGATGGTGGTTCCGCTGCTGATCTTCGGTGCGGCGACGGCTCGGCTTTCAGTGGAACGGCGCGACCAACGGCTAGCGACGATGCGACTGGTCGGCGCGACTCCCGCGCAAATTGTGGGCCTCACCGTGATTGAGAATGTCCTCGTCGCCATCGCGGGAGCGCTGGCGGGTGCGGCAATGTGGTTGGCGATCATCCCGGCCATCGCACGCATCCCCATCGACGGCGGCCACTGGTTCGCCGCCGATCTGTGGCCGGGTCTAGCCCTGTTTTCCGCTACGGTGGCCCTGATTCCCGTTTTGGTGGGAGTTGCCGCGATAGCTGGTCTGCGTCGCATCGTCATCAGCCCGCTAGGCGTGGCGCGGCGGACTTCCCAACCAAGACTCACCGTCGCCCGGGTGGCGGTCCTAGCGGTGGCAGTGGCCGGGTTCCTCACCGTCGCAGCTATGCGCCCTGGGTCGGAAATGCTCTTCGGCGCCCTGATACTTGGCTTCATGGCCGCGGTGCTGCTTGGCTTCAACGTGGCCGGGCCTTGGATCGTGCAGCTCATCGGGCGCCTGTTTGGAAAGTTCGCCCGGACTCCCGAGCGTCTGTTGGCCGCGCGCCGCCTAGTGGCCGACCCACGCTCAGCCTGGCGCACCGTCGCGGGAGTGGCGCTTACAGGATTCTCGGCTGGGTTCATTGCTCTGCTGCCCATTGAGGGCATACCGGAGGACGCCTACGGAGCCGATCGGCTGACCGCCTTTGTTCCCAGCGGCCAGGCGCAGGAACTGGCACAACGAGTCGAAGCCGAGTCCTCACATGCGATCTCGGTGACCTCCGACGACATGTCCGGAAGCTACGCCATCGTCACGGTGGACATATCCTCCGGAAACACCGAAGCGGCACGTACCGAGCTGAGCCAGATAACCAACGGGGCCATGATCGAACACATAAACGACTGGGCGGTGGAAGGCCAGCTCATGAACACCAGCATTCGTACAGGAACAATAGTGGTATTGGCGGTGTCGTTCCTGACCGCGATTGTCTCGGCAGCGATTGCGGGAATGTCCTCGGTCATGGCACGTCGGGAGATATATCACCTCATGCACTTGTCTGGAACTCCACTGCGAGTTCTCAACCGGGCGCGACGACAGGAAACATTGCTGCCGTTGCTCATCATGGGGCTGGGATCGATCGGTATCGGAATGACCTTGGCCTCCCCGTTTTCGACCGCATTCGGTACCGACCCCATAGGGGTCGCCATCCTCGCCATCACCGTCACAGTCGGGTTCGCAGGGGTGATTCTGGCCAGCGCGGCGAGCCGTCCCCTATTGCGATCTGTGGTCACATCTGCCACTATTCGCGAATAG
- a CDS encoding glycerophosphodiester phosphodiesterase — protein MHPPQIIAHRSRFGKAENCVEALAALPDFVAGAEIDVRLSADGAPVLIHDDNASRTTGTDAEIAQQPFAQIAKLRQPGDIEIPSLNAYLQKAADCNISTLLVDLKKPNRATIHVVQAALAESGLADRCILLARSIGALKRIREAGVQYRIGLFGVTIDNVHQRLEASAELNLELMCIKPGNTRYLENRPAVKSVHDAGLRVGASAIYRPEVLEAAVADGCDYILTHAFDKLPQSVRGTSAPL, from the coding sequence TTGCACCCTCCGCAGATCATCGCTCACCGCAGCCGATTTGGGAAAGCCGAGAATTGTGTGGAGGCGCTAGCGGCGCTTCCCGACTTCGTGGCCGGGGCCGAAATCGATGTACGACTTAGCGCCGACGGTGCCCCCGTGCTCATCCATGACGACAACGCATCCCGCACCACGGGAACCGATGCCGAGATCGCCCAACAGCCATTCGCGCAGATCGCGAAGCTACGCCAACCCGGCGACATAGAAATCCCCAGCCTGAACGCGTACTTGCAAAAAGCCGCCGACTGCAATATATCGACGCTACTGGTCGACTTGAAGAAACCCAACCGGGCGACAATTCACGTAGTGCAAGCAGCGTTGGCCGAGTCTGGCCTTGCTGACCGCTGCATTTTGTTGGCCCGATCGATAGGAGCGCTCAAGCGTATCCGCGAAGCGGGCGTGCAGTACCGGATCGGCTTGTTCGGTGTCACCATCGACAATGTGCACCAACGCCTGGAGGCCTCAGCGGAACTCAACCTCGAGCTCATGTGCATCAAACCAGGCAATACCCGTTACCTAGAGAATCGCCCGGCGGTGAAAAGTGTGCACGATGCTGGCTTGCGCGTAGGTGCCTCAGCGATCTACCGGCCCGAGGTTCTCGAAGCCGCCGTTGCGGACGGCTGTGACTACATCCTGACGCACGCCTTCGACAAGCTGCCCCAGTCCGTGCGAGGGACCTCAGCACCACTGTGA
- a CDS encoding TrmH family RNA methyltransferase — MVRRVKVSVRNARFQQWEAMLTNRSKRSKLGSFLVHGVRPITLAIEHGWDIQTLLYDCDRRLSQWAEHVLDNTAAEQAALTSDLMAQLGEKADGTPELIAQVALPSATAAEVLRTLSVGPQFLGLVFDRPTSPGNVGSLIRSADAFGADVVILTGHAADPFDPKSVRASTGSLFAVPLIRAESAAQVSSWARGLDVRPQLIGTDEHGDSDMAKHDFTSPTLLLIGNETRGLSHAWKEQADHLVRIPMSGSASSLNAASAAAIALYEVVRQRG; from the coding sequence GTGGTGCGTCGAGTCAAAGTCAGTGTGCGTAACGCTCGCTTCCAACAGTGGGAGGCGATGCTGACCAATCGTTCCAAACGCAGCAAGCTCGGATCGTTCCTGGTCCACGGCGTTCGACCGATCACGCTCGCCATTGAGCACGGATGGGACATTCAGACGCTGCTATACGACTGCGATCGGCGCTTGTCGCAATGGGCTGAACACGTTCTCGACAACACGGCCGCCGAACAGGCAGCTCTCACCAGCGACCTTATGGCGCAGTTGGGTGAGAAGGCCGATGGCACCCCAGAACTGATAGCCCAAGTTGCCCTGCCCAGCGCTACCGCCGCCGAAGTGCTACGAACGCTATCGGTCGGGCCACAGTTCCTGGGTTTGGTGTTTGACCGGCCTACCAGCCCCGGCAATGTCGGCTCGCTGATTCGTTCCGCCGATGCCTTCGGGGCCGATGTCGTGATACTCACCGGCCACGCCGCTGACCCGTTCGATCCAAAGTCAGTCCGCGCCTCGACCGGTTCCCTGTTCGCTGTTCCGCTGATCCGGGCGGAGTCCGCCGCCCAAGTCAGTTCGTGGGCCCGTGGCCTCGACGTACGCCCGCAGCTCATTGGCACCGATGAGCATGGCGACAGTGACATGGCCAAGCACGATTTCACCTCACCCACGCTCCTCTTGATCGGAAACGAGACCCGTGGTCTCTCACATGCGTGGAAGGAACAAGCCGACCACTTGGTGCGTATCCCGATGTCCGGATCTGCCAGCTCCCTCAACGCGGCCAGCGCCGCCGCGATCGCACTCTATGAGGTCGTACGTCAACGCGGATGA
- a CDS encoding NUDIX hydrolase — MEPARHRVAVYVTRQRQGTTELLVFAHRDYPEAGIQVPAGGVDTNETLHSAATREVREETGIDVSLGEALGVQLLPHPTTGQRRITVFFHATTTQTPSQWTHTVVSDGEDNGLVFECRFIPIEEANLLGGLDEWLHLVPKNLVTN, encoded by the coding sequence ATGGAACCAGCTCGTCATCGCGTCGCCGTCTACGTCACCCGGCAACGGCAGGGGACGACTGAATTGCTGGTCTTCGCTCACCGCGACTATCCCGAAGCGGGAATTCAAGTGCCCGCTGGCGGCGTCGATACCAACGAGACATTGCATTCGGCGGCGACGCGGGAAGTACGCGAGGAAACTGGGATCGACGTGAGCCTCGGTGAGGCCCTCGGGGTTCAGCTGCTGCCCCATCCCACTACTGGGCAACGGCGGATCACAGTGTTCTTTCACGCCACCACCACCCAGACGCCATCACAGTGGACACATACGGTGGTTTCGGACGGTGAGGACAACGGCCTGGTCTTCGAGTGTCGCTTCATTCCAATTGAGGAAGCCAACCTGCTGGGCGGGCTCGACGAGTGGCTGCACTTGGTGCCTAAGAACCTGGTCACCAACTAA
- a CDS encoding GNAT family N-acetyltransferase → MEYDYFPAYGIRIRTQRLEMRLPTFAELNALAQVAIEGIHPADEMPFIFPWSTQPPMKLGRGLLQHHWSMLSTWTPQKWSLQFGVFVDGAIVGAQDIAARDFSVTKEIKSGSWLSRRVQGQGIGTEMRRAMLHFAFVGLGAEEACSGAYVDNVASNRVSAKVGYRLDGIERSAVEGRLRETNRFRLSRTDWEMSDRIDVRMEGVQEALPMFLGEENV, encoded by the coding sequence ATGGAATACGACTACTTTCCCGCCTACGGCATTCGGATTCGCACCCAGCGCCTGGAAATGCGCCTGCCAACTTTTGCGGAGTTGAACGCGTTGGCGCAGGTGGCGATCGAGGGAATTCACCCCGCCGACGAGATGCCGTTCATATTCCCGTGGTCGACGCAGCCTCCCATGAAGCTGGGGCGCGGCCTGTTGCAGCATCACTGGTCGATGTTGTCCACCTGGACGCCGCAGAAGTGGTCGTTGCAGTTCGGCGTCTTTGTCGACGGTGCCATTGTCGGTGCGCAAGACATTGCCGCGCGCGACTTCTCAGTGACCAAGGAAATCAAGTCGGGTTCATGGTTGAGCCGACGAGTCCAAGGTCAGGGAATCGGCACTGAGATGCGGCGGGCGATGCTGCACTTTGCCTTTGTTGGACTCGGTGCCGAAGAGGCTTGTTCAGGCGCCTACGTCGACAACGTGGCCTCGAACCGTGTATCCGCGAAGGTCGGCTACCGGCTCGATGGGATTGAACGCAGCGCGGTCGAGGGGCGCCTGCGCGAAACCAACCGCTTCCGGTTGAGCCGCACCGATTGGGAAATGAGCGACCGCATCGATGTACGGATGGAAGGAGTCCAGGAGGCTTTGCCGATGTTCCTCGGCGAGGAGAACGTTTGA
- a CDS encoding DMT family transporter, whose product MSATHPSTTVTGTMYALGAMIIVGSSAAVLAALGDYPTFGGQALRYAGAAIALFALLWFLKVAHLRCTRRELGRLTLLGSTGLAAFNVCYVEAVKNADPAAVGAIIGGVPVVLAIADPIARRHSPSARLVTAAMVVTAGVAIMQGFGGGSLIGLLWALGALAAEVAFTLLAVPLLPKFGPLRVSAYASALAVPLLLVSGVIADGAGFMPMPDRTQIIALLYLSVVVTAVAFVMWYTAISRLGADKAGLCAGVAPVSAVAAAWVLATGEPGSADIIGAILVGVGVVVGLAPSRRRKPDGPWLPPVTVPDRPSQPKR is encoded by the coding sequence ATGAGCGCAACGCACCCATCCACGACGGTCACTGGCACCATGTACGCCCTGGGCGCCATGATCATCGTGGGCAGCTCGGCCGCAGTGCTAGCTGCGCTTGGCGACTATCCGACCTTCGGCGGCCAAGCTCTGCGCTACGCGGGCGCCGCCATCGCCCTCTTCGCGTTGTTGTGGTTTCTCAAAGTCGCGCATCTGCGCTGCACCCGAAGAGAGCTGGGCCGTTTGACCTTGTTGGGTTCGACTGGGTTGGCCGCGTTCAACGTTTGCTATGTCGAGGCGGTCAAGAACGCCGATCCGGCCGCGGTCGGCGCGATCATAGGCGGGGTCCCGGTAGTACTGGCCATTGCCGACCCCATCGCGCGCCGCCATAGCCCCAGCGCTCGCCTCGTCACCGCCGCGATGGTGGTGACCGCAGGCGTCGCCATTATGCAGGGCTTCGGCGGTGGCAGCCTCATCGGACTCCTGTGGGCGCTTGGGGCACTTGCCGCCGAGGTTGCCTTTACCTTGCTGGCCGTGCCCCTGCTGCCGAAATTCGGTCCACTGCGGGTCTCGGCCTATGCCTCGGCGCTGGCGGTGCCTCTGTTGCTGGTCAGCGGGGTCATCGCGGATGGGGCAGGCTTCATGCCGATGCCAGACCGGACCCAAATCATCGCTCTACTGTATCTGTCCGTTGTGGTCACTGCGGTCGCTTTCGTCATGTGGTACACCGCGATCAGTCGCCTCGGAGCCGATAAGGCTGGGCTGTGCGCGGGCGTCGCACCGGTCAGCGCCGTCGCGGCGGCCTGGGTGCTGGCCACCGGGGAACCAGGTTCGGCCGACATCATCGGAGCGATTTTGGTCGGGGTCGGAGTCGTTGTCGGCCTGGCCCCTTCGCGTCGCCGCAAACCTGATGGACCTTGGTTGCCGCCTGTGACGGTACCTGATAGGCCCAGCCAGCCGAAGCGGTAA
- a CDS encoding phosphoribosylanthranilate isomerase, with the protein MFVKICGLTEFSHVEAAVDAGANAIGFLLSPSPRQVTVDRARSLAAAVPDSVLTVGVFAQEGPDEIRKIATQVGLRAVQLHGAYTQADFAALRDLPFAQVRAIAGSTEADTRCGAFGEDYLIVDSPRPGSGEEWDWSCLPSRPTGKWLLAGGLRPDTVARAIAQAKPWGVDVSSGVEKTRGVKDPSLIRRFVAAARCAQ; encoded by the coding sequence ATGTTCGTGAAGATCTGTGGACTGACGGAGTTCTCCCACGTTGAGGCGGCTGTTGACGCTGGAGCCAACGCTATCGGGTTCCTCCTGAGCCCCAGCCCCCGCCAGGTAACCGTCGACCGGGCCCGATCCCTAGCCGCAGCCGTACCGGACTCGGTCTTGACTGTCGGAGTTTTCGCTCAGGAGGGACCCGACGAAATACGGAAGATAGCAACGCAGGTCGGGCTACGTGCCGTGCAACTGCACGGGGCGTACACTCAGGCCGATTTCGCAGCTCTGCGCGATCTCCCCTTCGCCCAGGTGCGGGCCATCGCGGGCTCAACCGAGGCCGATACTAGGTGCGGGGCCTTCGGCGAGGACTACCTGATTGTGGACTCGCCGCGTCCAGGTTCGGGGGAGGAATGGGACTGGAGTTGCCTGCCTTCACGACCAACCGGAAAGTGGTTGCTCGCCGGCGGGCTGCGTCCGGACACGGTGGCTCGTGCCATCGCCCAGGCCAAACCATGGGGAGTGGACGTCTCCAGCGGCGTCGAGAAGACCCGAGGGGTTAAGGACCCCTCTTTGATCCGCCGCTTCGTCGCCGCGGCTCGCTGCGCCCAGTAG
- a CDS encoding MFS transporter: protein MKLRRYRGFVGFWLASTVSDFGTYITTVALAVLIVVTMDGTAFDQGLVNAARWAPYLMFGLLAGIWVDKFRRRTVLVAGDIGRGTVLILIGVLAIVGVLNMPGLMVAVFVMGTLALVSDAAFHSFIPQLVPRPLVTKANARLEQSETVAQTTGNAVAGALVALVTAPIALMVDALSYYFSAICLLVIKSTYPDLEPPQEKQATVGKRIGEGLRWVYGHPTLGPMSVSTHIWFIGASMMGAVVPFLILRQLHLGALGLGLVLGCAGVGAVIGTTVSLRIGERWGTGRTISIARLVQPIGVAALAAAPLISMAMTDNAAVTGEPYQSVLDWPPGLMLAAASAGFGQFLFGLAMGVESPLESGYRLAVTPDRLLARMIGTMRSFNRAMIVIGAPLGGLLAELLSVSIALWIAAAVMMLSALLLVCSKFWSARVEADQLNHAEATAP from the coding sequence ATGAAGCTAAGGCGATACCGAGGGTTTGTCGGTTTTTGGCTGGCCTCTACCGTGTCGGACTTCGGCACCTATATCACCACGGTCGCCTTGGCCGTTCTCATTGTGGTCACGATGGACGGCACGGCCTTTGACCAGGGCCTGGTCAATGCCGCCCGGTGGGCTCCGTACTTGATGTTCGGCCTCCTGGCTGGCATTTGGGTGGACAAGTTCCGCCGCCGTACCGTGCTGGTGGCTGGCGACATTGGGCGCGGTACCGTTTTGATCCTCATTGGCGTGCTCGCGATCGTGGGCGTGCTCAATATGCCAGGCCTCATGGTCGCTGTTTTCGTGATGGGAACCCTGGCTCTGGTCTCCGATGCGGCCTTCCACTCGTTCATCCCGCAGCTAGTTCCACGTCCGCTGGTGACGAAGGCCAACGCCCGATTGGAACAAAGTGAGACTGTCGCGCAGACGACGGGTAACGCCGTAGCTGGCGCTCTTGTGGCCCTTGTCACCGCCCCGATCGCGCTGATGGTGGACGCGCTGTCATATTACTTCTCGGCAATATGCCTCTTGGTCATCAAGAGCACCTATCCGGATCTTGAACCTCCACAGGAGAAACAAGCCACGGTCGGCAAGCGCATCGGGGAAGGGCTGCGCTGGGTGTACGGTCACCCAACATTGGGCCCCATGTCAGTGAGTACTCATATTTGGTTTATCGGTGCTTCCATGATGGGCGCCGTGGTGCCGTTCCTGATCTTGCGCCAGTTGCACTTGGGCGCACTGGGGCTGGGTCTTGTGCTCGGCTGCGCCGGGGTGGGGGCCGTGATCGGCACGACCGTTTCGCTGCGGATTGGAGAGAGATGGGGCACCGGCCGGACGATCTCGATCGCCCGCTTGGTACAGCCGATCGGCGTCGCCGCCTTGGCCGCCGCGCCCCTGATTTCGATGGCGATGACCGACAATGCGGCCGTCACCGGAGAGCCCTACCAGTCGGTGCTGGATTGGCCGCCTGGGCTCATGCTCGCCGCCGCGTCCGCCGGCTTTGGACAGTTTCTGTTTGGGCTGGCGATGGGGGTTGAGAGCCCGCTGGAGTCGGGATACCGGCTCGCGGTCACCCCCGATCGCCTGTTGGCCCGCATGATTGGAACCATGCGCTCATTTAACCGAGCCATGATTGTCATTGGGGCTCCGTTGGGTGGACTCCTGGCGGAGCTATTGAGCGTCAGTATTGCACTGTGGATCGCAGCGGCGGTCATGATGCTAAGCGCATTGCTATTGGTGTGCTCAAAATTTTGGAGCGCGCGGGTGGAAGCGGATCAATTGAACCACGCCGAGGCCACAGCGCCCTAG
- a CDS encoding M55 family metallopeptidase, producing MHVYISVDMEGVAGVATKEQVLPGGSGYARAQALMTREANAAIAGAFNGGATKVTVNDSHGPMDNLLHDELDERARVVVGRPKAHGMVNGVTSDVDLAMFVGYHAAGGQIGVLAHSFSSAAFAEIRLNGEIASELRINSLFAAGCGVPTVLVSGDDVICAEARNVYPTVTAVEVKTVEGFTAANSMHPTAACAAIRQASEQAVRYGEHPVLDIPDRLLLEAEMTSATGAELASYVPGATRTGTRTVMREVDSPQELIGLISVWAKLG from the coding sequence ATGCATGTTTATATTTCAGTCGATATGGAGGGCGTCGCTGGCGTCGCCACCAAGGAGCAAGTACTCCCCGGTGGTAGTGGCTACGCGCGGGCGCAGGCGTTGATGACGCGGGAGGCAAATGCCGCAATTGCGGGCGCCTTTAATGGTGGCGCGACGAAGGTGACAGTCAATGACAGTCACGGCCCCATGGATAACTTGTTGCACGATGAGCTGGACGAGCGGGCCCGGGTAGTCGTCGGTCGTCCGAAGGCGCACGGGATGGTCAACGGCGTCACCTCTGATGTAGATCTGGCCATGTTCGTCGGCTATCACGCTGCGGGCGGGCAGATCGGCGTCTTGGCGCACTCATTCTCTTCGGCCGCGTTCGCCGAAATCCGCCTGAACGGGGAGATCGCCTCAGAGCTACGGATCAACTCGTTGTTTGCGGCTGGTTGCGGAGTCCCCACGGTCTTGGTCTCCGGGGATGACGTCATTTGCGCGGAGGCGCGCAATGTGTATCCGACGGTGACCGCGGTTGAGGTCAAGACTGTCGAGGGATTTACCGCAGCTAACAGTATGCATCCCACCGCAGCTTGCGCCGCGATTCGGCAAGCCTCTGAGCAGGCGGTGCGCTATGGGGAACATCCGGTTTTGGACATCCCCGATCGACTCTTGCTGGAAGCCGAGATGACTAGTGCGACTGGGGCGGAGCTGGCCTCGTATGTGCCAGGCGCGACGCGCACTGGAACTCGCACGGTCATGCGGGAAGTGGATTCGCCGCAGGAGTTGATTGGGCTCATTTCCGTATGGGCGAAGCTCGGTTAA